In the genome of Hymenobacter cellulosivorans, one region contains:
- a CDS encoding GAF domain-containing protein, with amino-acid sequence MNSPALTDLHAVLTSPAPPADTLQHALDLVGPHLAVDRCFLYVRDPKQGRGRIAFVWRLHEAVPDPRHDWQDDTTELPKQDPLFRAALAAQPSVFVDDVHAAGPEVLNREFERTTFGHRALVHAHITEQGQLWGILQPCVFGHPRHWTAAERDYLTAAAPLFVPVIQEYMHGLGQV; translated from the coding sequence ATGAACAGCCCCGCCCTGACCGATCTGCACGCCGTGCTGACCAGCCCCGCACCGCCCGCCGATACGCTGCAGCACGCCCTGGACCTGGTGGGCCCGCACCTAGCGGTAGACCGGTGCTTTCTCTACGTGCGCGACCCCAAGCAGGGGCGGGGACGTATTGCCTTCGTCTGGCGGCTGCATGAGGCCGTGCCCGACCCGCGCCACGACTGGCAGGACGACACCACCGAACTGCCCAAGCAGGACCCGCTGTTTCGGGCTGCCCTGGCCGCCCAGCCCTCGGTGTTTGTGGACGACGTACACGCCGCGGGCCCCGAGGTGCTCAACCGGGAGTTTGAACGCACCACCTTTGGTCATCGGGCCTTAGTGCATGCGCATATTACCGAGCAGGGGCAGCTTTGGGGCATTCTTCAGCCCTGCGTCTTTGGGCACCCGCGCCACTGGACGGCTGCTGAGCGCGACTACCTGACGGCCGCTGCGCCACTATTTGTGCCTGTGATACAGGAGTATATGCACGGGCTAGGCCAGGTTTGA
- a CDS encoding GNAT family N-acetyltransferase — MSFSIQPTLENQQVLLLPLQEEDFAALYAAASDPNVWAQHPNKDRWQPEVFRTFFAGALQSGGAFKIIDKATGEVAGSTRFYGYDAADDSILIGYTFYATRYWGKGLNQLVKTMMLDYIFAFVSQVYFHIGAGNIRSQIAIGRLGAEKIAEEEIAYFGEAPKLNFVYRVTKEQWLARA; from the coding sequence ATGTCATTTTCCATTCAACCCACGCTGGAAAATCAGCAGGTTTTGCTTCTGCCCTTGCAGGAAGAAGATTTTGCCGCCCTGTATGCTGCCGCCTCCGACCCCAACGTCTGGGCGCAACACCCCAACAAGGACCGCTGGCAGCCCGAGGTATTCCGGACGTTTTTCGCAGGTGCCCTGCAAAGTGGCGGAGCGTTTAAAATCATCGATAAGGCCACGGGCGAAGTGGCGGGCAGCACGCGTTTCTACGGCTACGACGCGGCGGACGACAGCATCCTGATTGGCTATACTTTCTACGCCACGCGCTACTGGGGCAAAGGCCTGAACCAGTTGGTGAAGACGATGATGCTCGACTACATCTTTGCCTTCGTCTCGCAGGTCTACTTTCACATCGGCGCGGGCAATATCCGGTCGCAAATTGCCATCGGTCGGCTGGGGGCCGAAAAGATTGCCGAAGAGGAAATAGCTTACTTTGGTGAAGCGCCCAAGCTCAACTTCGTGTACCGCGTTACCAAAGAGCAGTGGCTGGCACGCGCCTGA
- a CDS encoding helix-turn-helix transcriptional regulator: protein MAASYTYTSELYNHPALTSSAALPWPGVRVEHYQMEAMSLPAHAHEQHLLLVHQGQQPVVASRQTGRRVEADQFRAGDVGLYPGGEYGPFAWDGAVDIIQVHLDAQVLETRARRDLDLAHFALHERFRCEDGLLAQVAAQLLAATNRAHTLGQLYAESLATTLSYHLIEHHATFERRLASAEAGGQLPAVVLARLDAYLEASAEQPITLEALAGLANLSVFHFSRRFKRTTGRSPYQYVLDWKIRRARTLLRAGELPVAAIGDALGFASPAHFAAAFKRAVGQSPRAYQQS, encoded by the coding sequence ATGGCAGCTTCTTATACGTATACTTCCGAGCTCTACAACCACCCGGCGCTGACCAGCAGTGCTGCCCTGCCCTGGCCCGGGGTGCGGGTAGAGCATTATCAGATGGAAGCCATGTCGCTGCCGGCGCACGCCCACGAGCAGCATCTGCTGCTCGTGCATCAGGGGCAGCAGCCCGTGGTGGCGAGCCGGCAAACCGGGCGGCGCGTGGAAGCCGACCAATTCCGGGCCGGGGACGTGGGATTGTATCCCGGGGGCGAGTATGGCCCGTTTGCCTGGGACGGGGCCGTCGATATTATTCAGGTCCACCTCGATGCGCAGGTGCTCGAAACCCGGGCCCGCCGCGACCTGGACCTGGCGCACTTCGCCTTGCACGAACGGTTTCGCTGTGAGGATGGCCTGCTCGCCCAGGTGGCTGCCCAGCTGCTGGCAGCCACAAATCGGGCCCATACGCTTGGGCAGTTGTACGCCGAGTCGCTGGCCACAACGCTGAGCTACCATCTTATTGAGCACCACGCCACGTTTGAGCGCCGCTTGGCGTCTGCTGAAGCGGGTGGGCAATTGCCGGCTGTGGTGCTGGCCCGCCTAGACGCGTACCTGGAAGCCTCGGCCGAGCAGCCCATTACGCTGGAGGCCCTGGCGGGCCTGGCCAATCTGAGCGTGTTCCACTTTTCCCGCCGCTTCAAGCGCACCACCGGCCGCTCGCCGTACCAGTATGTGCTGGACTGGAAAATCCGGCGGGCCCGCACGTTGCTACGCGCCGGCGAGTTGCCGGTGGCCGCTATTGGCGACGCGCTGGGCTTTGCCTCGCCGGCTCATTTTGCGGCCGCTTTCAAGCGGGCCGTGGGCCAGAGCCCCCGGGCGTACCAGCAGAGTTAA